A part of Lacibacter sp. H407 genomic DNA contains:
- a CDS encoding DEAD/DEAH box helicase — protein MQQKPVWLEEVLTNVKIKALNEMQVASMEAQASEKDIILLSATGSGKTLAFLLPLVEQLQAAGNQTKAMIIVPSRELAIQIEHVFKSMQLNLKVSCCYGGHKREIEENNLKQAPTLLIGTPGRLADHIRRGNITVASIETLVLDEFDKSLELGFQEEMSFIIGSLPSIKKRVLTSATNLEEIPSFVGLNEPVKLDFLSGNEDSDTGLAIKTLHSPEKDKLETLFRLVCMLGNRSTIIFCNHRESVERTSELLKERDILNVFYHGAMEQQERDAALCKFRNGTSNILVTTDLAARGLDIAHIRYIVHYHLPHTEDAFTHRNGRTARMDASGTAIVILGPDEKMPAYIPADAEQIELPETAEIPEKPKWSTLFIAAGKKDKVNKVDIVGFLSQKGELKKEDIGLIEVKDFFAFVAVKKIKANHTLHLIKDQKIKGKKVKIAVAK, from the coding sequence ATGCAACAAAAACCGGTTTGGCTGGAAGAGGTCCTGACAAACGTAAAAATCAAAGCGTTAAACGAAATGCAGGTGGCTTCCATGGAAGCACAGGCATCAGAAAAAGACATTATCCTGTTATCTGCAACAGGCTCAGGTAAAACACTCGCCTTTCTGTTACCCCTGGTGGAACAGTTACAGGCGGCAGGCAATCAAACAAAAGCAATGATCATTGTGCCGTCACGTGAGCTGGCCATCCAGATCGAGCATGTGTTTAAAAGCATGCAGCTCAATCTGAAAGTGAGTTGTTGCTATGGTGGTCATAAACGGGAGATCGAAGAAAACAATTTAAAGCAGGCGCCCACTTTGCTCATTGGTACACCCGGCCGTTTGGCTGATCATATCCGCCGTGGAAATATTACCGTGGCCAGTATTGAAACATTGGTGCTGGATGAATTTGATAAATCGCTGGAGCTGGGTTTCCAGGAAGAAATGAGTTTCATTATCGGTTCACTGCCTTCCATAAAAAAACGGGTGCTGACGTCGGCCACCAACCTGGAAGAAATTCCTTCGTTTGTTGGTTTGAACGAACCGGTGAAACTTGATTTCCTCAGCGGCAACGAAGATTCGGATACCGGACTTGCCATTAAAACATTACACAGTCCGGAAAAAGATAAACTCGAAACATTGTTTCGCTTAGTATGTATGTTGGGCAACCGTTCAACGATCATTTTCTGCAATCATCGTGAATCAGTAGAACGCACCAGCGAACTGTTGAAAGAACGTGATATTCTCAATGTATTTTATCATGGTGCCATGGAACAACAGGAACGTGATGCGGCCTTGTGTAAATTCAGAAACGGCACATCGAATATTTTGGTTACCACTGATCTTGCTGCAAGAGGTTTGGACATTGCACATATCCGTTACATTGTTCATTATCATTTACCACATACAGAAGATGCGTTTACGCATCGCAACGGACGTACCGCACGGATGGATGCAAGCGGCACTGCTATTGTAATTCTTGGTCCGGATGAAAAAATGCCGGCGTATATTCCTGCTGATGCAGAACAAATTGAATTACCTGAAACTGCAGAAATTCCGGAAAAACCAAAATGGAGTACGTTGTTTATTGCTGCCGGTAAAAAAGATAAGGTGAACAAGGTGGATATTGTTGGCTTCCTGAGTCAGAAAGGTGAATTGAAAAAAGAAGATATCGGTTTGATTGAAGTAAAAGATTTTTTTGCCTTTGTTGCCGTGAAAAAAATAAAAGCCAACCACACACTTCACTTAATTAAAGATCAAAAGATCAAAGGGAAGAAAGTGAAAATTGCAGTCGCAAAATAA
- a CDS encoding DUF3857 domain-containing protein, protein MRNLLTLLFIVLLQYTAASQSLLNYSSITLPDSLKKDADAVYHLEESEIDIESPSKMTIRSHNIVTVLTKAGLRHSVVRIGVDKFRKLEEITIKVYNELGIEVSRFKKKDFKLEGTYDGITLASDNKLYELDFPVPGTPCTIETEYEINCTGILDLQPWFFGSTTESYKKSRYVIKSAIPVKYKVYNFKQEPTLTKEDKKTVYTWELNNKPVPAKETSSYGAWVSLPWVDVSPTQFSYDGYPGSLENWKEFGKWTYPFYEEENPFKPERVEFFKSLIKDAATDQEKIAILYRYMQKEFRYVSIQFGIGGFKPFPVSFAEQKKYGDCKGLTHYMKNMLNAVGIKAYAALINAGTNEFPVDPTFASSIFNHVILCVPLKNDSVWLECTSKQTLPGVLGTFTENRNALLLTENGGVIAKTPRSKSTLNQWRATTNAELYDDGSAILLSRVYVTGEMWEAVNAYFDGQNKEQVKKALVNAFGYKTPDDLEVKILADSADGHLVDIKLAYSQFFDFKAGSKYFYPQRQYKLNDETIKPAESRQFDFLFDYPYLKTDNITYKLPAGFARESIPATKEVTNDYVRYKNTINVKEDSNELHVITELQLHKHIIPPSKFNEVAESFELIKKDELQKLVLKKQ, encoded by the coding sequence ATGAGAAACCTACTGACACTTCTTTTTATCGTTTTGCTGCAGTACACAGCAGCTTCTCAATCACTTCTAAACTACTCGTCCATCACATTGCCGGATAGTTTAAAGAAAGATGCCGATGCAGTCTATCATTTAGAAGAAAGCGAGATCGACATTGAATCGCCTTCCAAAATGACAATTCGTTCTCACAACATTGTTACTGTGCTTACAAAGGCAGGCTTACGACATTCGGTTGTGCGTATTGGCGTTGACAAATTTCGTAAGCTGGAAGAAATAACCATTAAAGTGTATAATGAACTGGGCATTGAAGTTTCCCGGTTCAAGAAAAAGGATTTTAAACTGGAAGGCACTTACGATGGTATTACACTTGCATCAGATAACAAACTGTATGAACTTGATTTTCCTGTACCCGGAACCCCCTGTACCATCGAAACAGAATATGAGATCAACTGCACAGGAATCCTTGACCTTCAACCATGGTTTTTTGGAAGTACTACAGAATCGTATAAAAAAAGCAGGTACGTAATAAAATCTGCCATCCCTGTTAAATACAAAGTTTACAATTTTAAGCAGGAGCCAACCCTTACAAAAGAGGATAAAAAAACGGTTTATACATGGGAGCTGAATAACAAACCTGTGCCTGCAAAAGAAACATCATCGTATGGCGCCTGGGTTTCACTTCCATGGGTAGATGTATCTCCTACTCAATTCAGTTATGATGGTTATCCCGGCTCATTGGAAAACTGGAAAGAGTTTGGCAAATGGACCTACCCGTTTTATGAAGAAGAAAACCCGTTTAAACCGGAACGTGTTGAATTTTTTAAATCATTAATAAAAGATGCAGCCACAGATCAGGAAAAAATTGCGATCCTTTACCGGTATATGCAAAAAGAATTCCGTTATGTGAGTATCCAATTTGGTATTGGTGGTTTTAAACCTTTTCCGGTTTCGTTTGCCGAGCAGAAGAAATATGGTGATTGCAAAGGCTTAACACATTACATGAAGAACATGCTGAATGCAGTGGGCATTAAAGCATATGCTGCATTGATCAATGCAGGCACGAATGAATTTCCTGTAGATCCAACGTTTGCATCAAGCATCTTCAATCATGTAATACTTTGCGTGCCGTTGAAGAACGATTCTGTTTGGCTGGAGTGCACCAGTAAACAAACACTGCCGGGTGTATTGGGAACATTTACAGAAAACAGAAACGCCTTACTACTTACAGAAAACGGAGGTGTGATCGCTAAAACGCCAAGAAGCAAAAGCACGCTCAACCAATGGCGTGCCACTACCAACGCAGAATTGTATGATGATGGGAGCGCCATCTTACTTAGCCGTGTATACGTTACAGGTGAAATGTGGGAAGCTGTAAATGCATACTTCGACGGTCAAAATAAAGAACAGGTAAAAAAAGCATTGGTCAACGCTTTCGGCTACAAAACACCCGACGACCTGGAAGTAAAAATTCTTGCTGATTCAGCTGATGGTCATTTGGTGGATATTAAACTTGCTTACTCGCAGTTCTTCGATTTTAAAGCCGGCAGTAAATATTTTTATCCGCAGCGGCAATACAAACTAAACGACGAAACCATTAAACCTGCAGAAAGCAGACAGTTTGATTTTTTATTTGATTACCCGTATCTGAAAACCGATAACATCACCTACAAACTACCGGCGGGGTTTGCACGGGAAAGTATTCCTGCCACAAAAGAAGTGACAAACGATTATGTACGGTATAAGAACACGATCAATGTAAAAGAAGACAGTAATGAACTGCATGTGATCACCGAGCTGCAACTGCACAAACACATCATTCCTCCATCGAAGTTTAATGAAGTGGCCGAAAGTTTCGAGCTCATTAAAAAAGATGAGTTGCAAAAACTGGTACTGAAAAAACAATAA
- a CDS encoding acetyl-CoA C-acyltransferase: MKEVYVISAVRTPMGSFGGNLKSLTATQLGAIAIKGALQKAGVDASKVQDVLMGCVIQANLGQAPARQAAKFAGLPNEVNCTTVNKVCASGMKAIAQAAQSIMLGDADVVIAGGMESMSNVPFYVDSMRWGNKYGNTNMIDGLAKDGLTDVYDGKAMGNAAELCAKECGISREDQDAFAIESYKRSQAAWEKGLFDNEIVPVEIPQRKGDPIVFAKDEEPYNVKFDKIPTLNPAFQKDGTVTAANASTMNDGAAALLLMSKEKADELGLKPIAKIKSYADAEQAPEWFTTTPSLAVPKAVAKAGLQMSDISYWELNEAFAVVGIENSKRMQLDPAKVNVHGGAVSLGHPLGASGARIIVTLINVLKANNAKYGAAGICNGGGGASAMVIENTTL; this comes from the coding sequence ATGAAGGAAGTATATGTTATCTCCGCCGTTCGCACACCAATGGGTAGTTTCGGCGGCAATTTAAAAAGTTTAACCGCTACACAGTTAGGAGCCATTGCCATTAAAGGTGCTTTGCAAAAAGCAGGCGTTGATGCAAGCAAAGTTCAGGACGTATTAATGGGCTGTGTGATCCAGGCCAATTTGGGTCAAGCGCCTGCACGACAAGCTGCAAAATTTGCCGGCTTACCCAACGAAGTAAATTGTACAACAGTAAATAAAGTATGCGCTAGTGGTATGAAAGCCATTGCGCAGGCTGCACAAAGCATCATGCTCGGTGATGCAGATGTTGTAATTGCCGGTGGTATGGAAAGCATGAGCAATGTGCCGTTTTATGTGGATAGTATGCGTTGGGGAAATAAATACGGCAATACCAACATGATCGATGGCTTGGCAAAAGATGGCTTAACAGATGTTTACGATGGTAAGGCCATGGGCAATGCTGCAGAATTATGTGCAAAGGAATGCGGCATCAGCCGTGAAGACCAGGATGCGTTTGCGATTGAAAGTTATAAACGTTCACAGGCTGCATGGGAAAAAGGGTTGTTTGATAACGAAATTGTTCCTGTTGAAATCCCACAACGCAAAGGCGATCCCATTGTGTTTGCAAAAGATGAAGAACCTTACAATGTAAAGTTTGATAAAATACCAACACTCAATCCGGCTTTCCAGAAAGATGGAACTGTAACTGCTGCCAATGCAAGTACGATGAACGATGGCGCAGCAGCCTTGCTGTTGATGAGTAAAGAAAAAGCAGATGAATTAGGATTGAAACCAATTGCAAAAATCAAATCGTATGCTGATGCGGAACAGGCTCCTGAATGGTTTACAACCACTCCGTCTTTAGCGGTGCCCAAGGCAGTTGCCAAAGCCGGTTTGCAAATGAGTGATATCTCTTATTGGGAACTCAACGAAGCATTTGCAGTGGTTGGTATTGAAAACAGCAAGCGTATGCAGCTCGATCCAGCTAAAGTAAATGTGCATGGTGGTGCAGTATCATTGGGTCATCCGTTGGGAGCAAGTGGTGCAAGGATCATTGTTACGCTCATTAATGTATTGAAAGCAAATAACGCCAAGTATGGTGCGGCAGGCATTTGCAACGGTGGGGGTGGTGCCAGTGCAATGGTGATAGAAAATACAACCCTCTAA
- a CDS encoding cupin domain-containing protein gives MNYSLPHTIKNIHGEKLVFLSTEKGKEGDKLIVENFVGPGFGPIMHTHWLQDECLTVVSGRIGYIVKGGTEQFAGPGESVLFKRGVSHRFWNAGNDELHCKGWIYPAHNIVFFLSSIFAAQNKSGKAQPEVFDGAYLITRYKSEFDIDSIPSFVKKVIMPVTCFIGKLLGKYKHFEQAPVPVRK, from the coding sequence ATGAACTACTCGTTGCCTCACACGATTAAAAATATTCACGGAGAAAAACTAGTGTTTCTCTCTACCGAAAAAGGAAAAGAAGGTGATAAATTAATCGTTGAAAATTTTGTTGGTCCCGGCTTTGGGCCAATCATGCATACACACTGGCTGCAAGACGAATGCCTCACAGTTGTAAGCGGACGTATCGGTTATATTGTAAAAGGAGGCACCGAACAATTTGCCGGACCGGGTGAAAGCGTTCTCTTCAAACGTGGTGTATCGCATCGCTTCTGGAATGCAGGTAATGATGAACTGCATTGCAAAGGATGGATCTACCCGGCACATAACATTGTATTTTTTCTTTCGTCCATTTTTGCGGCACAAAACAAATCGGGGAAAGCACAGCCCGAAGTATTTGATGGTGCCTATCTCATTACCCGTTATAAATCTGAATTTGATATCGATAGTATTCCTTCGTTTGTAAAAAAAGTGATCATGCCAGTTACCTGTTTCATCGGCAAACTGTTGGGCAAATACAAACACTTTGAACAAGCACCTGTGCCTGTTCGTAAATAA
- a CDS encoding YpdA family putative bacillithiol disulfide reductase, giving the protein MQTTHYPIIIIGGGPIGLACGIEAKKAGIPYLILEKGCLVNSLYNYPSNMTFFSTSERLEIGDVPFVSVNAKPTRAEALEYYRRVTVAYKLNINLFEEVKQVERSANNFSIQSTKQNYTADHIIIASGFYDIPYLLNVKGEDLPKVTHYYKDPHFYAFQKVMVVGANNSAVDAALETWRKGADVTMMIREKEVGERVKYWVRPDVVNRIEEGSIKAYYDSSIIEIKEHEVIIQTPDGIKTIPNDWVIAATGYQPNLRFLEKMGIALSNDDVRKPDYNEETHQTNVPNIYLAGVICGGMNTSRLFIENSREHALKILRSIQEKN; this is encoded by the coding sequence ATGCAAACAACACATTATCCCATCATCATCATCGGCGGCGGGCCCATTGGTTTGGCCTGCGGCATTGAAGCAAAGAAAGCAGGTATCCCCTATCTTATTTTAGAAAAAGGATGTTTGGTGAATTCGTTGTACAACTATCCTTCCAACATGACGTTCTTCTCCACTTCTGAACGTTTGGAAATCGGGGATGTGCCGTTTGTATCAGTAAATGCAAAACCAACAAGAGCAGAAGCATTGGAGTATTACAGGAGAGTTACAGTTGCTTACAAACTCAACATCAACTTATTTGAAGAAGTAAAACAAGTTGAACGATCAGCAAATAATTTTTCTATTCAAAGTACCAAACAAAACTATACTGCTGATCATATCATCATTGCATCAGGCTTTTATGATATTCCTTATTTACTCAATGTAAAAGGCGAAGACTTACCGAAAGTAACACACTACTACAAAGACCCTCACTTTTATGCCTTTCAAAAAGTAATGGTTGTGGGTGCAAATAATTCGGCAGTGGATGCTGCTTTGGAAACATGGCGCAAAGGCGCTGATGTTACAATGATGATCCGTGAAAAAGAAGTGGGCGAACGTGTAAAGTATTGGGTTCGTCCTGATGTAGTGAACCGTATTGAAGAAGGATCCATCAAAGCTTATTATGATTCATCGATCATTGAAATAAAAGAACACGAAGTGATCATTCAAACACCTGATGGTATCAAAACAATTCCAAACGATTGGGTAATTGCGGCAACCGGCTATCAACCCAACTTGCGTTTCTTAGAAAAGATGGGGATTGCATTATCAAATGATGATGTACGCAAGCCTGATTACAACGAAGAAACCCATCAAACAAATGTGCCCAATATTTATCTCGCCGGTGTTATTTGCGGCGGCATGAACACTTCCCGTCTGTTTATTGAAAATTCACGGGAGCATGCATTAAAAATTCTGCGATCCATTCAAGAAAAAAACTGA
- a CDS encoding Crp/Fnr family transcriptional regulator: MYEQVTSQLIKLINLDKSETSHFISKLQIKQFQKKEIVLKEGAICKFSFFINKGCFRYFYNINGTENTGQFFFENSWYTDYDSYLSGKPSKQTIETLEKSEIILLAKSDLQQLFHDIPKFEKFGRIMAENAFLGLRNRNEMLTNQTAEERYLNLIKERPKVFERVPQHYIASYLGIKPPSLSRIRKRIVEAK, translated from the coding sequence GTGTACGAACAAGTTACCAGCCAACTGATAAAATTAATTAATCTTGATAAAAGTGAGACATCACATTTTATAAGCAAGCTGCAAATAAAACAGTTTCAAAAAAAAGAGATCGTTTTAAAAGAGGGGGCTATTTGTAAGTTTTCTTTCTTTATAAACAAAGGCTGTTTCAGATATTTTTACAATATCAATGGCACAGAGAATACCGGACAGTTTTTCTTTGAAAATAGTTGGTATACAGATTACGATAGCTACCTCTCAGGAAAACCTTCTAAGCAAACGATTGAAACATTAGAAAAATCAGAAATAATTCTCCTGGCAAAATCTGATTTGCAGCAGCTGTTTCATGATATACCAAAGTTTGAAAAGTTTGGCCGCATCATGGCTGAAAATGCTTTTTTGGGTTTGCGTAACAGAAATGAGATGTTAACGAATCAAACGGCAGAAGAAAGATACCTCAACCTTATAAAAGAGCGGCCGAAAGTATTTGAAAGAGTTCCGCAACATTACATCGCTTCGTATTTAGGAATAAAGCCCCCTTCTTTAAGCCGTATTCGAAAAAGAATTGTTGAAGCAAAGTGA
- a CDS encoding THUMP domain-containing class I SAM-dependent RNA methyltransferase, protein MNLFTTPSSIIITCHKRIAPYLENEVKELGFAIDEAFVTGVKLTGTINDCIKLNLNLRCASQVLYSLKQFEANDGDDVYKNLKDYAWENILPDPGYFSVTSNVNNPTINNSMFANLRVKDAIVDRLRDIRGTRPSTGAELTGTVIHLFWKNEDAEVFVDTSGDSLARHGYRKIPGLAPMLEGLASATIYASVWDRVSPFINPMCGSGTLAIEAALIATNRRPGLYRTNYAFMHVQGYDESVYVKEDALLEEQIIDVPDLKIIATDYSPKAIENAKKNAIAAGVQKLIEFAVCDFADTEVPADAKGIMMVNPEYGERLGDIQELEATYARIGDFMKQKCGGYFGYVFTGNMELAKKIGLKAKRRIEFYNSTIDCRLLEYELYSGSRREAKVVE, encoded by the coding sequence ATGAACTTGTTCACTACTCCCTCCTCCATCATCATCACTTGCCATAAACGCATTGCTCCTTATCTTGAAAATGAAGTAAAGGAATTGGGCTTTGCCATTGATGAAGCATTTGTTACCGGTGTAAAGTTGACGGGCACCATCAACGATTGTATTAAACTCAATTTGAATTTGCGTTGTGCGAGCCAGGTGTTGTACAGTTTAAAACAGTTTGAAGCCAATGATGGCGATGATGTATACAAGAATTTGAAAGATTACGCATGGGAAAACATTTTACCTGATCCCGGTTATTTTTCGGTGACGAGTAATGTAAACAATCCAACCATTAACAACAGCATGTTTGCCAACCTGCGGGTGAAGGATGCCATTGTTGATCGTCTTCGTGACATCAGAGGTACACGTCCATCAACAGGTGCTGAGTTAACCGGCACTGTGATTCATTTGTTCTGGAAGAATGAAGATGCCGAAGTGTTTGTTGATACATCGGGTGATTCATTGGCGAGGCATGGTTACCGAAAAATCCCCGGTCTTGCACCAATGTTGGAAGGGTTGGCATCAGCTACGATTTATGCAAGTGTGTGGGATCGTGTGTCGCCATTCATTAATCCGATGTGTGGTTCGGGTACGCTGGCGATCGAAGCAGCGCTGATCGCTACAAACCGCAGACCGGGTTTGTACCGCACCAATTATGCATTCATGCATGTGCAGGGTTATGATGAGAGTGTGTATGTGAAAGAAGATGCGTTGCTGGAAGAACAGATCATTGATGTGCCTGATTTGAAAATTATTGCGACTGATTATAGTCCGAAAGCAATTGAGAATGCAAAGAAGAATGCGATCGCAGCAGGCGTGCAAAAGTTAATTGAATTTGCTGTTTGTGATTTTGCTGATACAGAAGTTCCTGCTGATGCAAAAGGCATCATGATGGTGAATCCGGAATATGGTGAACGACTGGGTGATATACAGGAACTGGAAGCCACCTATGCACGCATTGGTGATTTTATGAAACAGAAATGCGGCGGTTATTTCGGTTATGTATTTACCGGTAATATGGAACTTGCAAAAAAGATCGGACTGAAAGCGAAACGCAGAATTGAATTTTACAACAGTACCATCGATTGTCGTTTGCTGGAATATGAATTGTATAGTGGCAGCAGAAGGGAAGCGAAGGTTGTGGAGTAG
- a CDS encoding GNAT family N-acetyltransferase — translation MSLITIRYADAADAELIADMSRTSFYEAFAKDNTKEDMDIFMSEQFAKEELMKEVELSEGIFMLAYIDEEPVGYARLRVKNNLAHEQAIEIARIYALNKAIGKGVGKALMQECINKANELQMKSIWLGVWEHNERAIAFYQRWGFERFGDHQFLLGTDLQTDWLLKKPL, via the coding sequence ATGAGTTTAATCACAATACGATATGCCGATGCCGCTGATGCCGAGCTGATCGCTGATATGAGCCGCACTTCTTTTTACGAAGCATTTGCAAAAGACAATACAAAAGAAGACATGGATATTTTCATGAGCGAGCAGTTTGCCAAAGAGGAGCTGATGAAAGAGGTGGAATTAAGTGAAGGCATTTTTATGCTTGCTTATATTGATGAAGAACCGGTTGGTTATGCACGGTTACGTGTTAAGAATAACCTTGCACATGAGCAGGCTATTGAAATTGCACGCATCTATGCACTAAATAAAGCCATTGGCAAAGGAGTGGGGAAGGCGTTGATGCAGGAGTGTATCAACAAAGCAAATGAGTTGCAGATGAAGTCGATCTGGTTGGGTGTGTGGGAACACAATGAACGGGCCATTGCTTTTTACCAACGCTGGGGCTTTGAACGTTTTGGAGATCACCAGTTCTTGTTGGGTACAGATCTGCAAACAGATTGGCTACTGAAAAAACCGCTGTAA
- a CDS encoding class I SAM-dependent methyltransferase, which produces MDRNYWERIAPNYSEEIFDVLKNDTSGKIVGAIEEVASKEKTVTDIGCAIGKWIPLLATAFKYVVATDISAINLDIAKEKCKDYPNVEYQRMDMSAYTLTVTPCDVAVCINAILTDNLKKRINFFQSLNICLNQGGTLILVVPSLESKLYSNIIAHRWNVDDDNKEKIESVEKAYALAKNIKQGVTDIDNVPTKHYLKEELELLLTLDGFTVDRVEKINYTWKTEFNNPPKWLAEPYPWDWMCVARKL; this is translated from the coding sequence ATGGACAGAAATTATTGGGAACGCATTGCACCAAATTACAGTGAAGAAATTTTTGATGTACTTAAGAACGACACCAGTGGCAAGATCGTTGGCGCTATTGAAGAAGTGGCATCAAAAGAAAAAACAGTTACCGACATTGGCTGTGCCATTGGCAAATGGATCCCTTTACTGGCAACTGCATTCAAATATGTTGTGGCAACTGATATCTCAGCCATTAATCTCGACATTGCCAAAGAGAAATGCAAAGACTATCCCAACGTGGAATACCAGCGCATGGATATGAGCGCTTATACGTTAACCGTTACTCCGTGTGATGTGGCCGTATGCATCAACGCCATCCTTACTGATAATTTAAAAAAACGTATCAACTTTTTTCAATCGCTCAATATATGTTTGAATCAGGGCGGCACATTGATCCTTGTTGTTCCTTCACTCGAATCAAAACTCTACAGCAACATTATTGCACACCGCTGGAATGTGGATGATGACAATAAAGAAAAAATTGAATCGGTGGAGAAAGCCTATGCGCTTGCAAAAAATATCAAACAAGGTGTTACTGATATTGATAACGTTCCTACCAAACATTATCTGAAAGAAGAACTTGAACTGCTGCTGACGCTTGACGGGTTTACCGTTGACCGGGTTGAAAAGATCAACTACACCTGGAAAACTGAATTCAACAACCCACCCAAATGGTTGGCAGAACCATATCCATGGGATTGGATGTGTGTAGCCAGAAAGTTATGA
- a CDS encoding DUF1493 family protein, which yields MVEANYSFKNIQDLVVSKTGCNEEDVTLDCDIVDDLGCVGDDLDELLSEYSSRFNVQMDSYLWYFHSEDEAHLGNIGRHFFKPPYERVLHIPVTPRMLLQSAKEGKWLVAYPEHTLPKRRYDVFISWGIGLVVILFSFFTCSS from the coding sequence ATGGTTGAAGCAAACTATTCTTTCAAAAATATTCAGGACTTGGTTGTAAGTAAAACGGGTTGTAATGAAGAGGACGTTACACTTGATTGTGATATTGTAGATGATCTGGGTTGCGTCGGCGATGATCTTGATGAGTTGTTATCTGAATACTCCAGCCGTTTCAATGTTCAAATGGATTCATATTTGTGGTATTTTCATTCTGAAGATGAAGCACATTTAGGCAATATAGGACGGCATTTCTTTAAGCCACCTTACGAACGAGTACTGCATATTCCGGTTACACCAAGAATGTTATTGCAATCAGCGAAAGAAGGGAAATGGCTGGTGGCATATCCTGAACATACCTTGCCCAAACGGCGATACGATGTCTTTATAAGTTGGGGAATTGGTCTCGTGGTAATTCTTTTTTCATTTTTTACCTGTTCCTCTTAA
- a CDS encoding HopJ type III effector protein: MHIEDFLHKLRTQPERILFTDTMETIEANYEFTPVRFTNGNAVNEEGANSGSCKLFSFAKLQQLSKDETLACFGDYYRVDVLQHPDATNHANIRNFMMTGWEGIGFDEEALQPK, encoded by the coding sequence ATGCACATCGAAGATTTTCTACACAAACTCCGTACACAACCCGAACGCATTTTGTTTACAGATACCATGGAAACAATTGAAGCGAATTATGAGTTTACTCCGGTTCGTTTTACGAACGGTAATGCTGTAAACGAAGAAGGCGCCAATTCAGGTTCATGTAAATTATTTTCATTTGCTAAATTGCAACAGTTAAGCAAGGATGAAACGCTGGCCTGCTTTGGTGATTACTATCGGGTGGATGTGCTGCAACATCCTGATGCAACCAATCATGCCAACATCCGCAATTTTATGATGACAGGTTGGGAAGGTATAGGCTTTGATGAAGAAGCATTGCAGCCAAAGTAA